Sequence from the Kineosporia succinea genome:
GCAGTGTCACCGGCACCACGTGCCGCCCCTGGAGTCCGGCGATCACGACGGTGAGCGGCTGCGTGGAGAGGTCACTGGACAGCACCAGCGGGAAGAGGAACTGCGCCCAGGCGAACAGGAAGGTGATGAGGGCCGTGGAGATGATGCCCGGCCGGGCCAGCGGGAGCACGACGTGCCGGAGCACCTGCAGCCGGCTCGCCCCGTCGACGGTCGCCGCCTCCTCCAGGCTGATCGGCAGGCTCGAGAAGTAGTTGTGCAGCACCCAGGTGGCCAGCGGCAGGAAGCCGGAGACGTAGACCAGCACGATCCCGGTGTAGGTGTTCACCAGTGAGAACTGGCTCATGATGCGGTAGAGCGGAATCAGCGTGGTGTAGGCGGGCAGGCTCATGGTGGCGAGAATCGTGTAGAACAGCACCTTCCGGCCCGGGAAGGTCATGCGGGCGAACGCGTACGCGGCCAGTGTCGCCAGCACCACCGTGACGATCGTGGCCGCACCGCACTCGATCACGATGTTCCAGGCCGAACGCTTGATCTGGGAGGCGATCTCGCTGTCGCCGAGCAGGGCCCGGTAGTTGTCGAGCGTCGGGCTCAGCGGGAAGAACTGCACCGGGGTCGACCGGGCGTCGCTCTCGGTCTGCAGGCTGGTGCGCACGGCCCAGTAGATCGGCACGACCGACCAGAGCACGAGCCCGGCCAGCCCGATGCGGCGCAGAGGACTCACAGCTCCACCCTCCGGTAGACGAGGCGCACCACGGCCACCGAGACCAGCAGCGTGGCCAGCGTGATGAGCAGGGTGAGGGCGTAACCGGCTCCGAAGTCGAGGTTCTGGAAGCTGATGAAGTAGGTCTGCATGGTCACCGACGCTCCCGTGGACGCGGCGCCGTTCAGCACGTAGGGCTGGTCGAACACGTTCAGCGTCGCGATGACGGCCTGCACCATGGCGACGGCGATGCCGGGGCGCGCCAGCGGCAGGGTGATGCGGGCGAACGAGGCCCAGGGTCCGCAGCCGTCGAGCTGCGCCGCCTCGTACAGTTCCGCCGGTATCAGCTGTAGCGCAGCCAGTATCAGCAGCGCCGACAGCGGTGTGATCTGCCAGACCTGCACAACCTCGATGAGCGCCACCGTCAGCAGCCGGTCCTGCCCCAGCAGCAGCCCCCCGTCGGCACCGAAGAGCGACATCACCCCGCTGATCAGACCGGATCCGGGCTCGAAAATGCCCTGCCAGAGGATACCCTCGACCACCCCGGGCAGGGCCCAGGGCAGGATCATCACGGCGATCACCAGACTGCGTCCCCGGAACGGACGCTGCAGCAGCACTGCCGCGGTGATGCCCAGCACGGTCGAGAGCGTGACGCCGACCATGACGTAGAACACCGTGTTCGCCATGCTCGAGCGAACGGCCGCGTCCTGGAACAACTTCGAGAAGTTGCCCAGTCCCGCCCACCGCATCGGCGGGTCCAGCGCGTCCACAATGAAGAACGACTGCACCACAGCGAAAACCGCGGGCACCACCGCGAGCCCGATGACGAAGAGGGTCACCGGGGTGACCATCAGATAGGGCAGAAAATCGAAACGCCGGCTTTTGGACGTCGTGGTCACCCCCGCCGGTCGGGTCAGCACCGGGGTGGTCACGATTTCGCCAGGTCCTGGGCGGTTTTCGCCATGGTCGCCACGGCCTGCTCGACGGTCATCGATCCCGTGGCCGCCGCGTGCAGGCTGGTGTAGACCGCGTTCGAGAACTTCGGGTACCAGGTCGGGGCACCGCCCTCGAACACCGGCTTCGAGTTCTCCAGCATGGTCACGAGTTCCTCGCCGCCCGAGAGCTTTCCGGCGTCGACCATCTTGCTCACCGCGGACACGTGCGAGGGCAGCGGGTAGGCCGTGTAGATCTTGTCCGGCCCGTCCAGCCCGGCGAACGCCGACTGTGTCTCGACGCTGGTGAACCAGTCGATGAACTTGGCCGCCGCCTCGGGATACTTCGCCTGCTTGGGGATGCCCACCGCGTCCGGGTTGGACAGGTTCGCCACCGGTCCGTCGACGCCCGGCGTCGGCAGGTACGCCACGTCACCCGCGACCTTCGACGACTCCTTCACGTCGTAGATCGTGTCGACGGTACCGCTGTAGTCGGAGAACGTGCTGGCCACCGAGCCCTGGGCCATGAGCGTCTGCTGCCCCTGGGAGTCGGTGACGTTGATGTTGCCCTTCGGCACCAGGCCTTCCTTCAGCGCGTCGACCATCCACTGCGCTGCCTTGTACCCGGCCGAGTCGGGGGTCGAGAATTGCGGGTTGCCCTGCGTGTCGAGCACCGTGCCACCGAACGCGGCCGTCGTCTCGTACCAGTAGGTGGACAGTCCCTCGGCCGCCGCGAACGGGATGTTGAGCGGATTCTCGGAGACCCCCTTGCCCTTCACCGTACGCAGGGCCTGCGTGTAATCATCGATGGTGGTGGGCATCTCGGTGACGCCGGCCTTCTCGAACAGGTCCTTGTTCACCGTCGTCACCATGAACGACGCGTCGTACGGCACCCCGACCACGTGCCCGTCGCTCGTGAACGACGCGAGCTGAGGCACGTCGTCCTTCATCGCCCCGGTGTCGACGAAGTCTTCCATCGGCTGGAACCAGCCGAGCTTGCCCAGCTGCCCCACCCGCGACCAGTCGACGTTCGTCGCGTCGGCGAAGTAGGTGTTGGCGGCGGCCGCGGCCGAGATCTTGGTCTGCAGGCTGTCCCAGTCGATGTTCACCCAGTTCACGGTGATGCCGGTGTCCTGGGTGAACTCGTCGAGCAGGGCCTGGGGCGGGGGCTCGGCGGCCAGCACCACGTTGATCGTCACGCCGCTGGTGCGGTCGGACGCGTCTTCGTTGCCCACACTCGGAGCACCGCAGGCCGCCAGGGCCAGGAGCATCGCCAGGCCCGGCACGACGGCTTTCCACTTGCTGCTTCTCGTCTTCGGCATGACTCTCCCTGGAGATGACTGCGCGGAGAAGGGACTGCGCGGAAGTGAGCAAATATGAAGCTTTGACTGCGCATTACTGCGCGAACGGTGATCTGAACCGTACGGTTTGCCGCGAAGCAGCGTCAATGACGGAATCGAACATTCCTGTTACGAGCAGTCAGCTGCGCAAATGCGCACTGCCCTGCACAGAATGGCTAGGGTGATCGGCGTGCGGAGAGCGGAACGGCTGAGCGCGATCCTCGACCAGGTGCGCGCGGAGGGCAGCGTCGACGTCGGCGACCTGTCCACATCCCTCGGGATCTCCGGCGCCACGGTGCGCCGCGACCTGCAGTCGCTGGCCCAGAACCGGCTGCTGGTGCGCACCCGCGGCGGTGCCATGTCGAACGATGTCGGCGACGAGCTGCCCTCCCGCATCAAGGCCTCCCGCTTCCACACGGAGAAGCGGCGCATCGGTGAGGCCGCCGCCGCACTGGTGCCCGAGGGTGCGGTTGTCGGCCTCACCGGTGGCAGCACCGCCCTGGAGGTCGCACGCCAGCTGGCCCGGCGGCGCGGCGTCACGATCGTCACCAATGCCATCGACATCGCCGGCGAGCTGGTCGGCAACTCCGGCCTGCGCGTGGTTGTGATCGGCGGAATCCTGCGCTCGTCGCAGGAACTCGTGGGCCCGGCGGCCGAGGCCATGCTCTCGAACTACCACCTCGACATCGCCTTCATCGGCGTCGACGGCCTCACCCCCGACGAGGGTTGCACCACCTATGACGAGATGGAGGCCCAGACCGACCTGGCCTTCCTGCGTCGCGCCCGCCGCAGTGTGGTCATCGCCGACTCCTCCAAGCTCGGCCGGGTCACCTTCGCCCGCATCAGCCCCCTGTCTGCCGTCAGTGACGTGGTGACCGACTCGGGCGCCGAGCCCGGCGCACTCGAGGCCCTGGCCGCAACCGGGGTTCAGGTCACCGCGGTCTGACAGCCCCGCAGCTCCTCGCACCGCCAGGCGTGAACTCGGGCCAATAGGGCCTATCCATTGACATGCGGTGTCTCGGGCACTCATCATCGAGCCATGTCCAATCAGCGCCGAATGGATATTCACACGCGGTTTGCCGGTAACCGCGGAGTGCTGCGGTCTGCCCGGTGGGGTGCGGCGGTCGCTGTTCTGGCCCTGACCACCGCCTGCTCCCACGTTCCCGGCGTCTACACGATCGAGAGCAGGAGCGACGCCCAGGCCGCCGCGAACCGCGACGTGTTCGACCCGGCCGCATACGTCGACGGCGTCTGGGACTCGAAAGTCGTTCCCGCACTCACGAAGGCGACCGACGCGTCTGTCGT
This genomic interval carries:
- a CDS encoding extracellular solute-binding protein, with the protein product MPKTRSSKWKAVVPGLAMLLALAACGAPSVGNEDASDRTSGVTINVVLAAEPPPQALLDEFTQDTGITVNWVNIDWDSLQTKISAAAAANTYFADATNVDWSRVGQLGKLGWFQPMEDFVDTGAMKDDVPQLASFTSDGHVVGVPYDASFMVTTVNKDLFEKAGVTEMPTTIDDYTQALRTVKGKGVSENPLNIPFAAAEGLSTYWYETTAAFGGTVLDTQGNPQFSTPDSAGYKAAQWMVDALKEGLVPKGNINVTDSQGQQTLMAQGSVASTFSDYSGTVDTIYDVKESSKVAGDVAYLPTPGVDGPVANLSNPDAVGIPKQAKYPEAAAKFIDWFTSVETQSAFAGLDGPDKIYTAYPLPSHVSAVSKMVDAGKLSGGEELVTMLENSKPVFEGGAPTWYPKFSNAVYTSLHAAATGSMTVEQAVATMAKTAQDLAKS
- a CDS encoding carbohydrate ABC transporter permease encodes the protein MTTPVLTRPAGVTTTSKSRRFDFLPYLMVTPVTLFVIGLAVVPAVFAVVQSFFIVDALDPPMRWAGLGNFSKLFQDAAVRSSMANTVFYVMVGVTLSTVLGITAAVLLQRPFRGRSLVIAVMILPWALPGVVEGILWQGIFEPGSGLISGVMSLFGADGGLLLGQDRLLTVALIEVVQVWQITPLSALLILAALQLIPAELYEAAQLDGCGPWASFARITLPLARPGIAVAMVQAVIATLNVFDQPYVLNGAASTGASVTMQTYFISFQNLDFGAGYALTLLITLATLLVSVAVVRLVYRRVEL
- a CDS encoding carbohydrate ABC transporter permease, with the translated sequence MSPLRRIGLAGLVLWSVVPIYWAVRTSLQTESDARSTPVQFFPLSPTLDNYRALLGDSEIASQIKRSAWNIVIECGAATIVTVVLATLAAYAFARMTFPGRKVLFYTILATMSLPAYTTLIPLYRIMSQFSLVNTYTGIVLVYVSGFLPLATWVLHNYFSSLPISLEEAATVDGASRLQVLRHVVLPLARPGIISTALITFLFAWAQFLFPLVLSSDLSTQPLTVVIAGLQGRHVVPVTLLDAAGVLAIVVPVGLALVFNRYIVDGLLAGSTR
- a CDS encoding DeoR/GlpR family DNA-binding transcription regulator, with product MRRAERLSAILDQVRAEGSVDVGDLSTSLGISGATVRRDLQSLAQNRLLVRTRGGAMSNDVGDELPSRIKASRFHTEKRRIGEAAAALVPEGAVVGLTGGSTALEVARQLARRRGVTIVTNAIDIAGELVGNSGLRVVVIGGILRSSQELVGPAAEAMLSNYHLDIAFIGVDGLTPDEGCTTYDEMEAQTDLAFLRRARRSVVIADSSKLGRVTFARISPLSAVSDVVTDSGAEPGALEALAATGVQVTAV